From a single Streptomyces rubradiris genomic region:
- a CDS encoding SsgA family sporulation/cell division regulator — MSTVIEQPVEARLVAAAPRMPSIPATLRYDRRDPFAVRMTFPAPATLEGVDVCWTFARELLTAGLEDRAGQGDVRVRPYGYDRTVLEFHAPEGTAIVHVRSGEIRRFLKAADELVPAGLEHLQLDLDHGLAELMRDTC; from the coding sequence TTGTCCACCGTCATCGAGCAGCCCGTAGAGGCCCGTCTCGTCGCCGCCGCACCGCGCATGCCGAGCATTCCCGCCACGCTGCGCTACGACCGGCGTGACCCGTTCGCCGTCCGCATGACCTTCCCGGCGCCGGCCACCCTGGAGGGCGTCGACGTGTGCTGGACCTTCGCCCGCGAGCTGCTGACGGCCGGGCTGGAGGACCGCGCGGGCCAGGGTGACGTCCGCGTGCGGCCGTACGGGTACGACCGCACGGTGCTGGAGTTCCACGCCCCGGAAGGCACCGCGATCGTGCATGTGCGCTCGGGCGAGATACGGCGGTTCCTCAAGGCCGCGGACGAACTGGTCCCCGCCGGCCTGGAACACCTCCAGCTCGACCTGGACCACGGCCTCGCCGAGCTGATGCGGGACACCTGCTGA